In one window of Micromonospora cathayae DNA:
- a CDS encoding carbonic anhydrase — translation MSRNPVTRRSLLATGGAAVALGALAAPRTALADPPVAAPAQAEPPVVTPAEAWRRLRHGNHRFVTGHSRHPHQSLADLHRLAAGQHPFAITVGCADSRVAPEVLFDQGLGDLFDNRVAGNIVDDLLLGSVEFAVEEFHSPLIVVLGHERCGAVSATINAIRTGGTAPGHIGTIVDSLRPVVEPLLDQPGDVVEAGVQANVRAQVAGLVQRSHLIAERVQAGTLAVVGARYDLDNGQVTLVN, via the coding sequence ATGTCGCGTAACCCTGTCACCCGCCGGTCGCTGCTCGCCACCGGCGGTGCCGCTGTCGCGCTCGGCGCGCTGGCGGCCCCCCGTACCGCCCTGGCCGACCCACCGGTGGCCGCCCCGGCCCAGGCCGAGCCGCCGGTGGTCACCCCGGCCGAGGCGTGGCGTCGGCTGCGGCACGGCAACCACCGGTTCGTCACCGGACACAGCCGTCACCCGCACCAGAGCCTGGCCGACCTGCACCGGCTGGCCGCCGGCCAGCACCCGTTCGCCATCACCGTCGGCTGCGCCGACTCCCGGGTCGCCCCGGAGGTGCTGTTCGACCAGGGTCTGGGCGACCTGTTCGACAACCGGGTCGCCGGCAACATCGTCGACGACCTGCTGCTCGGCAGCGTCGAGTTCGCGGTCGAGGAGTTCCACAGCCCACTGATCGTGGTGCTCGGGCACGAGCGGTGCGGCGCGGTCAGCGCCACGATCAACGCCATCCGGACCGGTGGCACCGCCCCGGGTCACATCGGCACCATCGTGGACAGCCTCCGCCCGGTGGTGGAGCCGCTGCTCGACCAGCCGGGTGACGTGGTCGAGGCCGGGGTCCAGGCGAACGTCCGGGCCCAGGTGGCCGGGCTGGTGCAGCGCAGCCACCTGATCGCCGAGCGGGTGCAGGCGGGCACGCTGGCCGTCGTCGGCGCCCGGTACGACCTCGACAACGGCCAGGTCACCCTGGTCAACTGA
- a CDS encoding lysylphosphatidylglycerol synthase domain-containing protein, producing the protein MSLDTVDGPAVAERTAPPWRRRLWRVLAVVFGVAVVVAVGRALAGQDWSVVAVLLARRDGTEIGLLLAGALLAATVGPLIGMLSWRVILLELGPPVRLTRVMRIFLVGFLAKYVPGKVPGIVAAVKVATANGVTLPRMLVAGTLSTLLVHLTGLSVGLLTGGQVLGGQAGWLVLAALPVLVAVAWPRTLDRLVALVLRLARRPEPARSVSGRAVRVAVGWQTLSWLVSGVHLWLLAVAMGADPAASLPLCVGAFGLATVVGVLAVVVPDGLGVREAALTGALALVLPVPSAVAVAVASRLVTTVGEVVLGGAALAVVEIVHRRSSAADAALEREMRGHVQVDRA; encoded by the coding sequence ATGAGCCTGGACACGGTCGACGGACCGGCCGTCGCCGAGCGAACCGCGCCGCCCTGGCGGCGACGGCTGTGGCGGGTGCTCGCAGTCGTCTTCGGGGTGGCCGTGGTGGTCGCGGTGGGCCGGGCGCTGGCCGGCCAGGACTGGTCGGTGGTCGCGGTGCTGCTGGCCCGCCGCGACGGTACGGAGATCGGGTTGCTGCTGGCCGGGGCGCTGCTGGCCGCGACGGTCGGTCCGCTGATCGGGATGCTGTCCTGGCGGGTGATCCTGCTGGAACTCGGCCCGCCGGTACGGCTGACCCGGGTGATGCGGATCTTCCTGGTCGGGTTCCTCGCCAAGTACGTGCCCGGCAAGGTGCCGGGCATCGTGGCGGCGGTGAAGGTCGCCACCGCCAACGGGGTGACGCTGCCCCGGATGCTGGTCGCCGGCACGCTCAGCACCCTGCTGGTGCACCTGACCGGGTTGAGCGTCGGGCTGCTCACCGGCGGGCAGGTGCTCGGCGGGCAGGCCGGCTGGCTGGTCCTGGCGGCGCTGCCGGTGCTGGTGGCGGTGGCCTGGCCCCGGACCCTCGACCGCCTGGTGGCGCTGGTGCTGCGGCTGGCCCGCCGGCCCGAACCGGCCCGGTCGGTGTCCGGTCGGGCGGTCCGCGTCGCGGTCGGCTGGCAGACGCTGTCCTGGCTGGTCAGCGGGGTGCACCTGTGGTTGCTGGCGGTGGCGATGGGCGCGGATCCGGCCGCGTCGCTGCCGCTGTGCGTGGGGGCGTTCGGCCTGGCGACGGTGGTCGGCGTGCTCGCCGTGGTGGTGCCGGACGGGCTGGGTGTCCGGGAGGCGGCGCTGACCGGGGCGTTGGCGCTGGTGCTGCCGGTGCCCTCGGCGGTGGCCGTCGCGGTGGCCAGCCGGCTGGTCACCACCGTCGGCGAGGTGGTGCTCGGCGGGGCGGCGCTGGCGGTGGTGGAGATCGTGCATCGGAGATCGTCCGCAGCGGATGCGGCACTGGAGAGGGAGATGAGGGGCCATGTCCAGGTTGATCGGGCTTGA
- a CDS encoding aldo/keto reductase, which produces MSAVCLGTMYFGTKVDEATSFAILDRYTAAGGTFLDTANCYAFWADGGTGAESEETIGRWLRSRGRRDQLTLATKVGAAPDDPAVPYGAHNREGLGRRRIREQAEQSLRRLGVDRIDLYYAHADDRRTPFEETLGAFGELVADGSVGLLGASNHTSWRLALARDVARREGLPGYAAIQQRHSYLEARRLRVAPPDAIQLPVTAELLDYARTEPDLTVLAYSPLLLGAYTRPEVPLPEDYDTPAAPARLRVLREVAAELGATANQVVLAWLLGGDPPVLPVIGVSSVAQLDECLGAADLTLDADQRRRLDAA; this is translated from the coding sequence GTGTCCGCCGTCTGTCTGGGCACCATGTACTTCGGCACCAAGGTCGACGAGGCCACCTCCTTCGCCATCCTCGACCGGTACACCGCCGCCGGCGGGACGTTCCTGGACACGGCGAACTGCTACGCCTTCTGGGCCGACGGCGGCACCGGGGCCGAGAGCGAGGAGACGATCGGCCGCTGGCTGCGCTCCCGTGGCCGGCGCGACCAGCTCACCCTGGCGACCAAGGTGGGTGCCGCCCCGGACGACCCCGCCGTCCCGTACGGCGCGCACAACCGGGAGGGCCTCGGCCGCCGGCGGATCCGTGAGCAGGCCGAGCAGAGCCTGCGCCGGCTCGGAGTGGACCGGATCGACCTGTACTACGCCCACGCCGACGACCGGCGCACCCCGTTCGAGGAGACCCTCGGGGCGTTCGGCGAACTCGTCGCCGACGGCTCGGTCGGCCTGCTCGGGGCCAGCAACCACACCTCCTGGCGGCTGGCCCTGGCCCGGGACGTCGCCCGTCGGGAGGGGCTGCCCGGCTACGCGGCGATCCAGCAGCGGCACAGCTACCTGGAGGCCCGCCGGCTCCGGGTGGCCCCACCGGACGCCATCCAGCTCCCGGTCACCGCCGAACTGCTGGACTACGCCCGGACCGAACCGGACCTGACCGTGCTGGCGTACTCGCCGCTGCTGCTCGGCGCGTACACCCGACCGGAGGTGCCGCTGCCGGAGGACTACGACACCCCGGCCGCGCCGGCCCGGCTCCGGGTGCTCCGCGAGGTCGCCGCCGAGCTGGGGGCGACCGCCAACCAGGTCGTCCTGGCCTGGCTGCTGGGCGGTGACCCGCCGGTGCTGCCGGTCATCGGGGTCAGCTCGGTCGCGCAGCTCGACGAGTGTCTCGGCGCGGCCGACCTGACGCTCGACGCGGACCAGCGCCGACGCCTCGACGCGGCGTAG
- a CDS encoding NAD-dependent epimerase/dehydratase family protein, whose protein sequence is MVGGPDDPVHDSTADDGTVDDGTVDDGTVDDRPVVVTGGSGMLGGFVVRRLRAEGVPVRAVDLRVPERAGPGVTPIVADVRDAAAMRRACAGAAALVHCAAALPSYAPGEIRSVIVDGTRTVLTAARAAGVDRVVHVSTTAVYGLPTIVPTPEEHPREPVDAYGRAKSAAEEVAEEFRDAGLCVPVLRPKTFLGPGRMGLFAMLFEWAEEGRHFPILGRGDARIQMCDVDDLTECVLLALRADPVDANDTFNVAAAEFGTFRQDVQAVLDAAGHGRRVVSVPARPALLTLQALRRARLSPVYDRLLHKLLADSYVSVDKVGKQLGFTPRHSNRDALLRTFAWWRTQRAAGAGPSSGRTSREPWSQGALRVAKAFF, encoded by the coding sequence ATGGTAGGCGGCCCCGACGACCCGGTGCACGACAGCACGGCGGACGACGGCACCGTGGACGACGGCACCGTGGACGACGGCACGGTGGACGACCGGCCGGTGGTGGTGACCGGCGGGAGCGGCATGCTCGGCGGGTTCGTGGTGCGCCGGCTGCGCGCCGAGGGCGTACCGGTACGGGCGGTGGACCTGCGGGTCCCCGAGCGGGCCGGGCCGGGCGTGACCCCGATCGTCGCCGACGTCCGGGACGCCGCCGCGATGCGCCGGGCCTGCGCCGGGGCGGCGGCCCTGGTGCACTGCGCCGCCGCGCTGCCCAGCTACGCGCCCGGCGAGATCCGGTCGGTGATCGTGGACGGCACCCGCACCGTGCTGACCGCCGCCCGCGCGGCCGGCGTGGACCGGGTGGTGCACGTCTCCACCACCGCCGTGTACGGGCTGCCCACCATCGTGCCCACCCCGGAGGAGCACCCCCGGGAGCCGGTCGACGCGTACGGGCGGGCCAAGTCGGCCGCCGAGGAGGTCGCCGAGGAGTTCCGCGACGCCGGGCTGTGCGTACCGGTCCTGCGCCCCAAGACGTTCCTCGGGCCCGGCCGGATGGGCCTGTTCGCGATGCTGTTCGAGTGGGCCGAGGAGGGCCGGCACTTCCCGATCCTCGGCCGGGGCGACGCCCGCATCCAGATGTGCGACGTGGACGACCTCACCGAGTGCGTGCTGCTGGCCCTGCGCGCCGACCCGGTCGACGCCAACGACACGTTCAACGTGGCCGCCGCCGAGTTCGGCACCTTCCGGCAGGACGTCCAGGCGGTGCTGGACGCCGCCGGGCACGGCCGGCGGGTGGTGTCGGTCCCGGCCCGGCCGGCGCTGCTCACCCTCCAGGCGCTGCGCCGGGCCCGGCTCTCCCCGGTGTACGACCGGCTGCTGCACAAGCTGCTCGCCGACTCGTACGTCAGCGTCGACAAGGTCGGCAAGCAGCTCGGCTTCACCCCCCGGCACAGCAACCGGGACGCGCTGCTGCGCACCTTCGCCTGGTGGCGGACCCAACGCGCCGCCGGGGCCGGCCCGTCGTCCGGCCGGACCAGCCGGGAACCCTGGTCGCAGGGGGCGCTACGGGTGGCGAAGGCGTTCTTCTGA
- a CDS encoding endonuclease/exonuclease/phosphatase family protein gives MTATRLDPAPPVTRPPAARPRTARLVVGVAGVWLAYVVAHTVLSGRAWWWNLPDLVPPLVFVAVPVLLLPLVTLARPRRRVAAALLVGALAVGWSSAGVNAATLWHRPDPAPADAVRVFSWNTWYWDQLVATGPAGEPIRDPDRFYRFLHAQAADVYLLQEYLYIEAEDWDPIRIDDLDRLRREFPGFHVAVSGELVTLSRYPIVGERPLDLRPHLDRAWSDLPPAESALPAYHTVKTLRTDLAVAGRVLSVYNAHLYVPTVGLPTRAPDTAHDALARHDLRRANVRAIAADVAGNPNPVLLAGDLNTSPAMRLIRTLPDRLVDASGALDSPYPVSWARYGLPLWRLDWVFTSPDVAVHRYRMVPPDGISDHHGQLVVVSL, from the coding sequence GTGACCGCGACCCGACTCGACCCGGCCCCGCCGGTCACCCGGCCCCCGGCGGCCCGTCCCCGGACCGCCCGACTGGTCGTCGGGGTCGCCGGCGTCTGGCTGGCGTACGTGGTCGCGCACACCGTGCTGTCCGGGCGGGCCTGGTGGTGGAACCTGCCGGACCTGGTGCCGCCGCTGGTCTTCGTGGCCGTACCGGTGCTGCTGCTGCCGCTGGTGACGCTGGCCCGGCCGCGCCGGCGGGTGGCCGCCGCGCTGCTGGTGGGCGCGCTCGCGGTGGGCTGGTCGTCCGCCGGGGTGAACGCGGCGACGCTGTGGCACCGCCCCGACCCGGCCCCGGCGGACGCGGTGCGGGTGTTCTCCTGGAACACCTGGTACTGGGACCAGCTGGTGGCGACCGGGCCGGCCGGCGAGCCGATCCGCGACCCGGACCGGTTCTACCGGTTCCTGCACGCCCAGGCCGCCGACGTGTACCTGCTCCAGGAGTACCTCTACATCGAGGCCGAGGACTGGGACCCGATCCGGATCGACGACCTGGACCGGCTGCGCCGCGAGTTCCCCGGCTTCCACGTCGCGGTCTCCGGCGAGCTGGTGACGCTGTCCCGGTACCCGATCGTCGGAGAACGGCCGCTGGACCTGCGTCCCCACCTGGACCGGGCCTGGTCGGACCTGCCGCCGGCCGAATCGGCGCTGCCCGCCTACCACACCGTCAAGACGCTCCGCACCGACCTGGCGGTCGCCGGCCGGGTGCTGTCGGTCTACAACGCGCACCTGTACGTGCCGACGGTCGGCCTGCCGACCCGCGCGCCGGACACCGCGCACGACGCGTTGGCCCGGCACGACCTGCGGCGGGCCAACGTCCGGGCGATCGCCGCCGACGTGGCCGGCAACCCGAACCCGGTGCTGCTCGCCGGGGACCTGAACACCTCCCCGGCGATGCGGCTGATCCGCACCCTGCCGGACCGGCTGGTCGACGCCAGCGGCGCGCTGGACTCGCCGTACCCGGTCTCGTGGGCCCGGTACGGGCTGCCGCTGTGGCGGCTCGACTGGGTGTTCACCAGCCCGGACGTCGCCGTGCACCGGTACCGGATGGTGCCCCCGGACGGTATCTCCGACCACCACGGGCAGCTCGTCGTCGTGTCGCTGTAA
- a CDS encoding DUF6403 family protein — protein sequence MIWVGGGVLLVAAGFVTTLTPRWRARQRERRTAWSGARAAIDSATVSRDAAVRPVPEAERLLTRAELIAAGRGGSDAARTAAEHAARADRLWREHADG from the coding sequence GTGATCTGGGTGGGCGGCGGCGTGCTGCTGGTCGCCGCCGGTTTCGTGACCACGCTGACCCCGCGCTGGCGGGCCCGGCAGCGGGAACGCCGGACCGCCTGGTCGGGCGCGCGGGCCGCGATCGACAGCGCGACGGTCAGCCGGGACGCGGCGGTCCGCCCGGTGCCCGAGGCGGAGCGGCTGCTGACCCGGGCCGAACTGATCGCCGCTGGGCGGGGCGGGTCCGACGCGGCCCGCACGGCGGCGGAGCACGCCGCCCGCGCCGACCGGCTGTGGCGGGAGCACGCTGATGGCTGA
- a CDS encoding UbiA prenyltransferase family protein, translating to MNPVTHTTPPPVPATGPHPTDAVLVRHPGTVAGALLRLARPGQWPKNILVVSVPLLDPQSWSRAGLAGLGWAITAFTLASILVYVLNDLVDRRRDADNPARWHRPLASGRLSPRTATVFAAAVATALIAALTAQTAATAWPIAAYLLLNLGYSLGLKHVPLLDVFLVATGFVLRLVYGYLATGAPMPGWLLTAVFTLCLLLTLGKRRHELRSTGGEHRPALRGYTVPLTEQLMQLSAALTAGSYLLYLRDEAPLAGYASIAAVLLTPMAVFGLFRYLQLVLVHDVGGNPVRTLVRDPALVTNTALWAALSGGFLLAARGPW from the coding sequence ATGAACCCGGTCACCCACACCACCCCGCCTCCGGTGCCGGCCACCGGCCCGCACCCCACCGACGCCGTCCTGGTCCGGCATCCCGGCACCGTGGCCGGGGCCCTGCTGCGGCTGGCCCGGCCCGGCCAGTGGCCGAAGAACATCCTGGTCGTGTCGGTGCCGCTGCTGGACCCGCAGTCCTGGAGCCGGGCCGGCCTGGCCGGACTGGGCTGGGCGATCACCGCGTTCACCCTGGCCTCGATCCTGGTGTACGTGCTCAACGACCTGGTGGACCGGCGGCGCGACGCGGACAACCCGGCCCGGTGGCACCGGCCGCTGGCCTCCGGTCGGCTCTCCCCGCGTACCGCGACGGTGTTCGCGGCGGCGGTGGCGACGGCGCTGATCGCGGCGCTCACCGCGCAGACCGCCGCGACCGCCTGGCCGATCGCCGCCTACCTGCTGCTCAACCTGGGCTACTCACTGGGGCTCAAGCACGTGCCGCTGCTGGACGTGTTCCTGGTCGCCACCGGCTTCGTGCTCCGGCTGGTGTACGGCTACCTGGCCACCGGCGCGCCGATGCCCGGCTGGCTGCTCACCGCCGTGTTCACCCTGTGCCTGCTGCTCACCCTCGGCAAACGCCGCCACGAACTGCGCAGCACCGGCGGTGAGCACCGGCCCGCGCTGCGCGGGTACACCGTCCCCCTCACCGAACAGCTCATGCAGCTGTCCGCCGCGCTCACCGCCGGCAGCTACCTGCTGTACCTGCGCGACGAGGCCCCGCTGGCCGGGTACGCGTCGATCGCGGCGGTGCTGCTCACCCCGATGGCGGTGTTCGGGCTGTTCCGCTACCTGCAACTGGTGCTGGTGCACGACGTCGGCGGCAACCCGGTCCGCACCCTGGTCCGCGATCCGGCGCTGGTCACCAACACCGCCCTGTGGGCCGCCCTGTCCGGCGGGTTCCTGCTGGCCGCCCGGGGACCGTGGTGA
- a CDS encoding aspartate aminotransferase family protein: MTTFGFGRELVDSAEGAWVHMRDGSRVLDISGGVGVLNHGHNHPRILAARERFAREKRLEVHKAFFSPYLAALSHNVAELLPGDLSISYFPNSGAEANEGAIKMAYKYHEGRRQTILRADISFHGKTLGAGSLTGSAENHFRFPGLPNAVIYPYGDVAAVRAAVEATRGPDGRCDVYALMVEPFSASSMRCWSEEALRELRQLCDDEDIVLIFDEVYTGWGKTGSLFYFMRHEGLLPDILVYSKSLGGGKASISGYTARERVFRKAYDRLADVILHSTTYYGFGEETATAIEAVNVVVEEDFPGRARQIEAILGPGLDRIRKAHPDAVDRVAGVGALYGVFLTSGPKLLDLAGKLMPGFGKDPRFGTKLITLSVIAHLYREHKIMTYYSPNVENPLMVAPTLMAEPADLEYFLEALDATLALGLRRLLTGFVKEKVSASW; this comes from the coding sequence ATGACCACGTTCGGCTTCGGCCGGGAACTGGTGGACTCCGCCGAGGGCGCCTGGGTGCACATGCGCGACGGCAGCCGGGTGCTGGACATCTCCGGTGGGGTGGGGGTGCTCAACCACGGCCACAACCACCCGCGCATCCTCGCCGCCCGGGAACGGTTCGCCCGGGAGAAGCGGCTGGAGGTGCACAAGGCGTTCTTCTCGCCGTACCTGGCGGCGTTGAGCCACAACGTCGCCGAGCTGCTGCCGGGCGACCTGTCGATCTCCTACTTCCCGAACTCCGGGGCGGAGGCCAACGAGGGCGCGATCAAGATGGCGTACAAGTACCACGAGGGGCGGCGGCAGACGATTCTGCGCGCCGACATCAGCTTCCACGGCAAGACCCTCGGCGCGGGCAGCCTGACCGGGTCCGCGGAGAACCACTTCCGGTTCCCCGGCCTGCCGAACGCGGTCATCTACCCGTACGGGGACGTGGCGGCGGTGCGGGCGGCGGTGGAGGCCACCCGGGGACCGGACGGCCGGTGCGACGTGTACGCGCTGATGGTGGAGCCGTTCTCGGCGTCCAGCATGCGCTGCTGGTCGGAGGAGGCGCTGCGGGAACTGCGGCAGCTCTGCGACGACGAGGACATCGTGCTGATCTTCGACGAGGTGTACACCGGGTGGGGCAAGACCGGCAGCCTGTTCTACTTCATGCGGCACGAGGGGCTGCTGCCGGACATCCTGGTCTACTCCAAGTCGCTCGGCGGCGGGAAGGCGTCGATCTCCGGGTACACCGCCCGGGAGCGGGTGTTCCGCAAGGCGTACGACCGGCTGGCCGACGTGATCCTGCACAGCACCACGTACTACGGGTTCGGCGAGGAGACCGCCACCGCGATCGAGGCGGTCAACGTGGTGGTGGAGGAGGACTTCCCCGGCCGGGCCCGGCAGATCGAGGCGATCCTCGGCCCCGGCCTGGACCGGATCCGCAAGGCCCACCCGGACGCGGTGGACCGGGTCGCCGGGGTCGGCGCGCTGTACGGGGTGTTCCTCACCAGCGGACCGAAGCTGCTGGACCTGGCCGGCAAGCTGATGCCCGGGTTCGGCAAGGACCCCCGGTTCGGCACCAAGCTGATCACCCTGTCGGTGATCGCGCACCTGTACCGCGAACACAAGATCATGACGTACTACAGCCCCAACGTGGAGAACCCGCTGATGGTGGCCCCGACCCTGATGGCCGAACCGGCCGACCTGGAGTACTTCCTGGAGGCCCTCGACGCCACCCTGGCGCTGGGGCTGCGCCGGCTGCTCACCGGCTTCGTCAAGGAGAAGGTGAGCGCGTCATGGTAG
- a CDS encoding glycosyltransferase family 4 protein gives MSTNDHRYDLTVALTYYTPYMSGVTHTARTVAEGMAARGWRVAVVTSQHDPSTPRRERLNGVDVYRSPVLGQITRAQISPAYPVEAARIARQSSLLYLNLPMAEAAVLARLARPTPIVSMLHIDLYLPPGLLNRVAVAASDVTSRAALRRSAAVVTNSDDQAHASKFWPLVREKLYRPIPAPCLDRRGGQPRYRRGGGLHVGFLGRIVEDKGIVYLVRAFRRITDPDARLLIGGNYQTVMGGDNLGDIRAEIGADSRIHVLGELRGEEINDFYASIDVFALPSVAESFGIVQAEAMMCGVPSVTTDLPGGRYPVLATQFGTLVPPRDPEALQRAILDLADAPADWRETKAREARKLFAAERGLDAHEELFRLVRKGGRH, from the coding sequence GTGTCGACCAACGACCACCGGTACGACCTGACGGTCGCGCTCACCTACTACACCCCGTACATGAGCGGGGTGACCCACACCGCCCGGACGGTGGCCGAGGGGATGGCCGCCCGGGGCTGGCGGGTGGCCGTGGTGACCAGCCAGCACGACCCGTCCACGCCGCGCCGGGAACGGCTCAACGGGGTGGACGTGTACCGGTCGCCGGTGCTGGGGCAGATCACCCGGGCCCAGATCAGCCCGGCGTACCCGGTCGAGGCGGCCCGGATCGCCCGCCAGTCGTCGCTGCTCTACCTCAACCTGCCGATGGCCGAGGCGGCGGTGCTGGCCCGGCTGGCCCGGCCCACCCCGATCGTCAGCATGCTGCACATCGACCTGTACCTGCCGCCCGGCCTGCTCAACCGGGTCGCGGTCGCCGCGTCCGACGTCACCTCCCGGGCCGCGCTGCGCCGCTCGGCGGCGGTGGTCACCAACAGCGACGACCAGGCGCACGCGTCGAAGTTCTGGCCGCTGGTCCGGGAGAAGCTGTACCGGCCGATCCCGGCCCCCTGCCTGGACCGGCGCGGCGGGCAGCCGCGCTACCGGCGCGGCGGCGGACTGCACGTCGGTTTCCTCGGCCGCATCGTCGAGGACAAGGGCATCGTCTACCTGGTACGGGCGTTCCGGCGGATCACCGACCCGGACGCCCGGCTGCTGATCGGCGGCAACTACCAGACCGTGATGGGCGGTGACAACCTCGGTGACATCCGGGCTGAGATCGGCGCGGACAGCCGCATCCACGTCCTCGGTGAGCTGCGCGGCGAGGAAATCAACGACTTCTACGCCTCGATCGACGTGTTCGCGCTGCCGTCGGTGGCCGAGTCGTTCGGCATCGTGCAGGCCGAGGCGATGATGTGCGGCGTACCGTCGGTCACCACCGACCTGCCCGGCGGCCGGTACCCGGTGCTGGCCACCCAGTTCGGCACCCTGGTGCCGCCGCGTGACCCGGAGGCCCTCCAGCGGGCGATCCTCGACCTGGCCGACGCCCCGGCCGACTGGCGGGAGACCAAGGCCCGGGAGGCCCGCAAGCTGTTCGCCGCCGAACGCGGCCTGGACGCCCACGAGGAACTCTTCCGGCTGGTCCGGAAAGGCGGTCGCCACTGA